A stretch of the Lolium perenne isolate Kyuss_39 chromosome 3, Kyuss_2.0, whole genome shotgun sequence genome encodes the following:
- the LOC127344577 gene encoding tyrosine N-monooxygenase — translation MLGNCSFVSLLLVVIMLVYIVHRWLGPRINICSGPCSSATVPLPPGPLPWPLVGNLPEIMLNKPAFRWIHLKMNEMGTDIACFRLGGVNVVPITCPKIAREVLKKQDANFMSRPLTFASEAASCGYKDAVLSPFGDHWKKMRWVFTSEIVCPSRHKWLHDKRADEANNFTSYVYNLATGSSSGGSSDANNVNVRHVTRHYCGNVIRRLVFGRRYFGEPQPNGGPGPLEVEHMDASFTSVGLLFSFCISDYLPWLLGLDLDGHEKVVMESNATMNRLHDKVIDERWMQWKGGELRLDEVEDFVDVLITLRDGDGNPLLTIEEVKAICKDMVLAAIDNPSNAVEWALAEMVNSPELLDMAVEEMDRVVGRERLVQESDIPELNYLKACIREAFRLHPFAPFNVPHVAIADTTVAGYRVPKGSHVLLSRAGLGRNPTVWDDPLRFKPERHMGDDVEVALTENELRFISFSTGRRGCMAASLGTAMSVMLFGRLLQGFTWAKPAGLPVIHLSESKHNLSLAKPLVLHAEPRLPVHLYHHST, via the exons ATGCTAGGGAATTGCTCCTTTGTGTCCTTGCTGCTCGTCGTAATAATGCTTGTATACATTGTCCACAGGTGGTTAGGGCCTAGGATCAACATCTGCAGTGGCCCATGCTCATCGGCGACCGTTCCGCTTCCGCCGGGGCCGTTGCCGTGGCCTCTGGTGGGCAATCTTCCTGAGATTATGCTCAACAAGCCGGCGTTCCGTTGGATCCATCTCAAGATGAACGAGATGGGTACCGACATCGCCTGCTTCCGCTTGGGCGGTGTCAACGTAGTCCCCATCACCTGCCCCAAGATAGCCAGGGAGGTGCTCAAGAAGCAGGACGCGAATTTCATGTCCCGGCCGCTCACCTTCGCCTCCGAAGCCGCCAGCTGCGGGTACAAGGACGCTGTGCTCTCGCCGTTCGGGGACCACTGGAAGAAGATGCGTTGGGTGTTTACCTCCGAGATCGTTTGCCCTTCCCGCCACAAGTGGCTCCACGACAAGCGCGCCGACGAGGCCAACAACTTCACAAGCTACGTCTACAACCTCGCCACCGGCAGCAGCTCCGGGGGGTCGTCGGACGCCAACAACGTCAATGTCAGGCACGTCACACGTCATTACTGCGGCAACGTCATCCGCCGGCTCGTCTTCGGCAGGCGGTACTTCGGAGAACCTCAGCCCAACGGCGGGCCGGGGCCGCTCGAGGTGGAGCACATGGACGCTTCCTTCACCTCCGTGGGGCTCCTCTTCTCCTTCTGCATCAGCGACTACCTCCCGTGGCTGCTTGGTCTTGACCTCGACGGCCACGAGAAGGTGGTTATGGAGTCCAACGCGACGATGAACAGGCTGCACGACAAGGTCATTGACGAGCGTTGGATGCAGTGGAAGGGCGGCGAGCTGAGGCTGGACGAGGTCGAAGATTTCGTCGACGTTCTCATCACGCTCAGAGATGGGGATGGAAACCCGTTGCTTACAATCGAGGAGGTCAAAGCAATCTGCAAG GACATGGTATTAGCAGCGATAGACAATCCGTCCAACGCCGTGGAGTGGGCGCTGGCAGAGATGGTGAACAGCCCGGAGTTGCTGGACATGGCGGTGGAGGAGATGGACCGGGTGGTCGGTCGGGAGCGGCTGGTGCAGGAGTCCGACATACCCGAGCTTAACTACCTCAAGGCATGCATACGCGAGGCGTTTCGACTGCATCCCTTCGCTCCCTTCAATGTGCCGCACGTCGCGATCGCCGACACCACCGTCGCCGGCTACCGCGTGCCCAAGGGAAGCCACGTCCTCCTTAGCCGGGCCGGCCTGGGCCGGAACCCCACCGTCTGGGACGACCCGCTCCGCTTCAAGCCGGAGCGCCACATGGGAGACGACGTCGAAGTGGCGCTCACTGAGAACGAGCTGCGGTTCATCTCCTTCAGCACTGGTCGCCGTGGTTGCATGGCAGCGTCGCTAGGTACGGCCATGAGCGTCATGCTTTTCGGCAGGCTCCTGCAGGGCTTTACATGGGCCAAACCAGCTGGGTTGCCGGTCATCCATCTCAGCGAGTCCAAGCACAACCTCTCCTTGGCAAAGCCATTGGTACTGCACGCGGAGCCACGCTTGCCAGTGCACCTCTACCATCATAGCACTTGA